The window GGCCATCGAGCTGATCCAGGCCAGTGCCCAGCGCCTGGCTGGCGGCTGAGCCGCGCTGTCCTGAGCGGCGCGAGAAGCCGGAATAGTCCCTTCGCAGAGGGACCAGACAAAAGGAACGGCATGCAAGCGATACAGCGATTCTCGGTGCAAGCGGGGCTGGATGCCGAACGCCAGCTGCTCGACCAGGTGCACGGCGGCCATGGCGACTGCGCGCTGCTGTGCTGGCGCCCGGAGGAACAGGCGCTGGTGATGCCGCGCAAGTTCAGCCGCCTGGACGGCTTCGCCGCGGCCTGTGGGCTCAGCGAGGCGCAGGGCTGGCCGGTGGCGCTGCGCGATACCGGCGGCGAGCCGGTGCCGCAGTCGGCGGCGGTGCTGAATGTCGCCCTGGTCTACGCCGTGCCGCCGCAGGACAAGGAACTGACCCGCCTGGAAAGCGCCTACCTGCGTCTGTGCCAGCCGTTCTGTGCCTGGCTGGCCGCGCAGGGCCTGGAGCCGGGCGTGGGTGCGGTGGACGGCGCCTTCTGCGACGGCCGCTACAACATCACCCTGCAGGCGCGCAAACTGGCCGGC is drawn from Pseudomonas cavernae and contains these coding sequences:
- a CDS encoding lipoate--protein ligase family protein; this translates as MQAIQRFSVQAGLDAERQLLDQVHGGHGDCALLCWRPEEQALVMPRKFSRLDGFAAACGLSEAQGWPVALRDTGGEPVPQSAAVLNVALVYAVPPQDKELTRLESAYLRLCQPFCAWLAAQGLEPGVGAVDGAFCDGRYNITLQARKLAGTAQRWCRRPSDGRAVVLAHAAVLMDNQRAAMVELVNAFYQGCGLDERCRAASHIALDESLAAPWAAIDSLREHYRHELAVVGLSLK